Sequence from the Burkholderia sp. GAS332 genome:
CCGGCATCGTCATATCGAGTAGCAACAGGTCCGGGCGACGGGCGCGCAGGATATCGAGCACTTCGGCGCCTTCGGCCGCCTCGTCGGCGACGACCATGTCGGTCGTGGTCGCGATGATTTGCTTCAGGCCGCCTCGCACGATCGCGTGGTCGTCCGCAATGAGGATTTTTATCATGGTTTTTTCTCTGTCCTGAGCGGGACGTGAATGGAGACGATCGTGCCCGCGCCGGGTGCGCTCTCGATATGCAGTGTGCCGCCAATCAGCCGCGCGCGTTCGCTCATCCCGAGCAGGCCATAGGAATAGCGCCGGCGCGCCGTGGGCAGATCGAAGCCGCGTCCGTTGTCGCTGATGTGGAGGGCCAATTCACCGTTGCCGCCTGTTAGCGTGACGTCGACTCGCGAAGCGTCAGCGTGGCGCGCAACATTGGTGAGCGAAGCCTGCGCGATACGGAACACGGCGGTTGCATGCGCATCCGGCAGAACCGGTTCGCTGCCGTGAATCGACAACTGGCACGGCATGCGATTGCGTCGAACGAAGTCGTCCACGAGCCACTCGAGCGCCGACAGGATGCCGAAGTTTAGCGCAGCCGGTCTGAGGTGGCTCGCCACATTGCGCACCATCCAGATCGTCTTCTCGACCAGTTCGCGCATGTCTTCGGTTTTTTTGGCGGCTTCCGAATCGCTCGCGAGCCGCATTCGCAACAACGACACATCCATTTTCAACGCAGTCAGCAACTGCCCGAGTTCGTCGTGGATTTCCATGGCGATCCGCTTTCTTTCTTCTTCGCGAACCGCCTCCATGTAGGCGGATAACTCGCGCAGCCGCTCGCGCGATTCGAGCAGTTCCTGTTCGACACGCTTGCGTTCCGTCATGTCCTGAATCGTACCGACCAGCTTGAGCGGGTAGCCCGGGCCTTCATGCGAGGCTTCGACGTGAAGCTGTACGATGCGCGGCTCGCCGTCAGCGCCGGTCAGGCGGCAATCGAGGAAATGGGGCTGCCGGTCGGTGATTACCGCACGCACGGCCTGTCGTACGGCGGCCCGGTCCTCGGGGTGAATGGCCGCACGCAGGGTTCGATAACTCGGCGTCACACCCGTCGGTTCGAGACCGAGGATCCGGTACATCTCATACGACCAGTGCGTCACGCCGGCGGTCGCATTCCATTCCCAGTCGCCCAGTTTGGCCAGCCGCTGGGCGTTCGCCAGACTGGCTTCGCTGGCGCGCAATTTCTCTTCTGCCTGTTTGCGCGCAGTGACGTCGTTGAGGCCGACATAGATCGCCGGGGCATCGGCGAACGTCGCAATGCGCGCGGTCGCGACCGCCCAGAAGCGCTCACCCTGCGCATTCTTGAAGTGGATTTCGGCGTTGGTGAATCCGCCTTCGGCGCGCAGCAGTTCGACCGTTCTGTCGCGCTCTGTTGGATCGACATAGAAGTCGCCCATGTAGGTGTCGCTGCAATCTTCCGCGCCGAAACCGAACAGCCAGCGGAACGGCCCGTTCATGTAAAGGGCTCGCCCATCCAGCATGGACGTGATGCACAACGGCACCGGGCTCGTTTCGACGATCGTGCGAAAGCGCGCTTCGCTCGACACGAGTTTTGTTTCGGTTCGTTTGCGCTCGTCGATTTCGATGTGCAGGCTGGCGTTCGCGCGCGCGAGTTGGTCGGTCCGCTCAGCGACGCGGATTTCGAGTTCGTCGCGCACGCGGGAGAGCGCTTCTTGCGCCTGCTGCCGAACAGCCACCTCGCTCGAGAGGCTGTCGTTCTGCGAACGGAGTGCCTTGTGCATGGCGCGCAACGCGAGATGGGTGCGAATGCGCGCCAACATTTCGGCAATCTGGA
This genomic interval carries:
- a CDS encoding PAS domain S-box-containing protein, with protein sequence MTDTTLMAEPATILVVDDAPINLGVVVDSLENRGFRVFVALDGEEALERAQFSQPDLILLDVKMPGIDGFETCRRLKRNEQTREIPVIFMTSLADTDDLVEGFSAGGIDYVTKPFQIAEMLARIRTHLALRAMHKALRSQNDSLSSEVAVRQQAQEALSRVRDELEIRVAERTDQLARANASLHIEIDERKRTETKLVSSEARFRTIVETSPVPLCITSMLDGRALYMNGPFRWLFGFGAEDCSDTYMGDFYVDPTERDRTVELLRAEGGFTNAEIHFKNAQGERFWAVATARIATFADAPAIYVGLNDVTARKQAEEKLRASEASLANAQRLAKLGDWEWNATAGVTHWSYEMYRILGLEPTGVTPSYRTLRAAIHPEDRAAVRQAVRAVITDRQPHFLDCRLTGADGEPRIVQLHVEASHEGPGYPLKLVGTIQDMTERKRVEQELLESRERLRELSAYMEAVREEERKRIAMEIHDELGQLLTALKMDVSLLRMRLASDSEAAKKTEDMRELVEKTIWMVRNVASHLRPAALNFGILSALEWLVDDFVRRNRMPCQLSIHGSEPVLPDAHATAVFRIAQASLTNVARHADASRVDVTLTGGNGELALHISDNGRGFDLPTARRRYSYGLLGMSERARLIGGTLHIESAPGAGTIVSIHVPLRTEKKP